One Hordeum vulgare subsp. vulgare chromosome 4H, MorexV3_pseudomolecules_assembly, whole genome shotgun sequence DNA window includes the following coding sequences:
- the LOC123447993 gene encoding protein ROH1-like, whose amino-acid sequence MPATDYQGSSSSSHSPFASFGRSLLSRTRDTPASPAMLPSGGEAEAEAFQRRVAVSLAELGDGEGFLSVAWIRRLLEAFLLCQEEFRAVVAEVRRRGGGGAQAERLVGEYHERAVKALDVCNAARDGVDQVRRWGRLAGIAASVLLAPGEIHEGQLRRARKALSDLSILLVDDAAAAGGGGGVASFLASHRNRSFGRGSRASPSRASSASSSSSSSSHFRSLSWSVSRTWSASRQLQAIGSGLAAPRAHEAGLAAPVYAMGCLLHLASWALVAAVPCPDRVAALQAHHLPAAPPRGAFAWAPPLLALQDRLTEEGKRKDRRNSCGLLKEIHALEKCAQRLAEAIDAAPIPLTGEREAAVREAATELAAVCSAMKDGLEPLERQVREVFHRIVRSRMEGLDSPMPNAAD is encoded by the coding sequence ATGCCGGCTACGGACTACcagggctcctcctcctcctcccactcccCGTTCGCCTCCTTCGGCCGCTCGCTGCTGTCCCGGACCCGGGACACCCCGGCGTCCCCCGCCATGCTTCCGTCCGGCGGGGAGGCCGAGGCCGAGGCGTTCCAGCGGCGCGTCGCCGTCAGCCTCGCGGAGCTGGGGGACGGGGAGGGGTTCCTCTCCGTCGCGTGGATCCGGCGGCTCCTCGAGGCGTTCCTGCTCTGCCAGGAGGAGTTCCGGGCGGTGGTGGCCGAGGTGCGGCGCCGCGGCGGTGGAGGTGCGCAGGCGGAGAGGCTGGTGGGCGAGTACCACGAGCGCGCGGTGAAGGCCCTCGACGTGTGCAACGCCGCCCGCGACGGGGTTGACCAGGTCCGGCGCTGGGGTCGGCTCGCCGGCATCGCGGCGTCCGTGCTGCTCGCCCCCGGGGAGATCCACGAGGGCCAGCTCCGCCGCGCGAGGAAGGCGCTGTCCGACCTCTCGATCCTCCTCGTCGACGACGCGGCCGCCgccgggggcgggggcggcgtcGCCTCCTTCCTCGCCTCCCACCGCAACCGCTCCTTCGGCCGCGGGAGCCGCGCTTCCCCGTCTCGCGCGTCCTCCGcctcgtcctcttcctcctcctcctcgcactTCCGCTCGCTCTCGTGGAGCGTGTCCCGCACCTGGTCGGCGTCGCGGCAGCTGCAGGCCATCGGGTCCGGCCTGGCGGCGCCGCGCGCGCACGAGGCGGGCCTCGCCGCTCCTGTCTACGCAATGGGATGCCTGCTGCACCTCGCTTCGTGGGCGCTCGTCGCGGCCGTCCCGTGCCCAGACCGCGTCGCGGCGCTCCAGGCGCACCACCTCCCCGCCGCGCCGCCACGCGGGGCATTCGCGTGGGCGCCGCCGCTCCTGGCGCTCCAGGACCGGCTCACCGAGGAGGGGAAGCGCAAGGACAGGCGCAATTCCTGCGGCCTCCTCAAGGAAATCCACGCGCTTGAGAAGTGCGCGCAGAGGCTCGCCGAGGCGATCGACGCAGCGCCCATCCCGCTCACCGGAGAGAGGGAGGCCGCGGTGCGGGAGGCCGCCACGGAGCTCGCCGCCGTGTGCAGCGCCATGAAGGACGGCCTGGAGCCGCTGGAGAGGCAGGTCCGGGAGGTGTTCCACCGCATTGTGCGCAGCCGCATGGAGGGCCTCGACTCGCCGATGCCCAACGCCGCCGACTGA